The Solibacillus daqui genome has a segment encoding these proteins:
- a CDS encoding DUF2768 domain-containing protein, with protein sequence MLQHLMQMSPSVYVLASARGPLASMHALDVMWVSFYSIGLLLVSLLIISAVRKWVHNALLSFLLKLVAYVMFFIGTLLMVLVILTWPN encoded by the coding sequence ATGTTGCAACATCTTATGCAAATGAGCCCATCGGTATATGTATTAGCATCAGCACGTGGTCCGTTAGCAAGTATGCACGCACTTGATGTCATGTGGGTCTCGTTTTACTCAATCGGCTTATTGCTTGTTTCGTTATTAATAATTTCGGCCGTTCGTAAATGGGTACATAATGCTTTATTATCTTTTCTTTTGAAATTAGTCGCGTATGTTATGTTTTTTATCGGAACATTATTAATGGTGCTTGTCATATTAACATGGCCAAACTAA
- the spoIVA gene encoding stage IV sporulation protein A, with the protein MFQQLAQRTNGDLYIGVVGPVRVGKSTFVKKVMENVILPNIDNAEDRMRAMDELPQSSPGPVIMTSEPKFVPAQGTTVTFGQSAIPMRVRLVDCVGYVIDGAKGYEDESGPKYVQTPWHNEAIAFQEAAKIGTDKVIRDHANIGIVITADGTVNGMSRAAAQKAEEEIIGQLTDIGKPFVIVLNSNTPNSMEAQTIRKQLAETYEVPVIATSITNMQLEDIMHVLEEALFEFPVKEIQVEKPDWLDVLDNDHEINETLSFASAQLQDDFMKIRDVEEASAILQQIDFVESCSVEAIDPGLGVATLRVTLYNDIYKDVCKQWLEKPVDSKKDWLLFIKEASEAKSAQQRFRNAIEEAKGSGYGVTLPMMDEFDPSEPELISQNNFYGVRMKAVAPSYHIIRIDMEAEFAPLIGSEFHSQHLLKDLQHAYSYDRNALWQTQLFGTPLHEVLTESIRYKMKGVPEHAKNRMRLMLERMINEGERGLITFII; encoded by the coding sequence ATTTTCCAACAGTTGGCACAACGGACAAACGGTGATTTGTATATTGGGGTAGTGGGACCTGTTCGAGTAGGGAAGTCGACATTTGTGAAAAAGGTAATGGAGAATGTTATATTACCGAATATTGATAATGCAGAAGACCGGATGCGCGCAATGGATGAATTACCTCAAAGTTCGCCGGGGCCGGTTATTATGACGTCTGAGCCGAAATTTGTTCCTGCACAGGGAACAACGGTTACATTTGGACAAAGTGCAATTCCAATGCGTGTGCGACTTGTAGATTGTGTAGGGTATGTTATTGACGGTGCGAAAGGTTATGAAGATGAGTCAGGTCCAAAATATGTCCAAACACCATGGCATAATGAAGCAATCGCGTTTCAAGAAGCGGCCAAAATTGGTACGGATAAAGTAATTAGAGATCATGCAAATATCGGTATTGTAATTACTGCGGACGGTACAGTAAATGGCATGAGTCGTGCGGCTGCTCAAAAAGCCGAAGAAGAAATTATCGGGCAGCTAACGGATATTGGCAAGCCGTTTGTCATTGTTTTAAACAGTAACACGCCAAATAGTATGGAAGCACAAACAATCCGCAAGCAATTAGCGGAGACGTATGAAGTACCGGTTATTGCGACATCTATTACAAATATGCAATTAGAGGATATTATGCATGTCCTTGAAGAAGCGCTATTTGAATTTCCAGTTAAAGAAATACAAGTAGAAAAGCCAGATTGGTTAGATGTACTTGATAACGATCACGAAATTAATGAAACACTTTCATTTGCAAGTGCTCAGCTGCAAGATGATTTTATGAAAATTCGTGATGTTGAAGAAGCAAGTGCGATTTTACAACAAATTGATTTTGTCGAAAGCTGTTCAGTGGAGGCAATTGATCCTGGGTTAGGTGTTGCGACTTTACGTGTAACGCTCTACAATGACATTTATAAGGACGTATGTAAACAATGGCTTGAAAAACCAGTAGATTCAAAAAAGGATTGGCTGTTATTTATTAAAGAAGCTTCAGAAGCTAAAAGTGCGCAGCAGCGTTTCCGCAATGCGATTGAAGAAGCTAAGGGTAGTGGCTACGGTGTGACATTACCAATGATGGATGAATTTGATCCGAGTGAGCCAGAACTGATTTCTCAAAATAATTTTTATGGCGTGCGCATGAAAGCCGTTGCGCCGTCTTACCACATTATTCGAATCGACATGGAAGCTGAGTTTGCACCATTAATTGGTTCGGAATTTCATAGCCAGCATTTGCTGAAGGATTTACAGCATGCGTATTCATATGACCGAAATGCGCTTTGGCAAACGCAATTATTTGGAACGCCATTACATGAGGTGCTGACAGAAAGTATTCGCTATAAGATGAAAGGCGTACCAGAACATGCTAAAAATCGTATGCGTTTAATGCTTGAACGAATGATTAATGAAGGTGAACGCGGCTTGATTACGTTTATCATCTAA
- a CDS encoding HU family DNA-binding protein: MNKTELVNSVAEAAGLSKKDASKAVEAVFDTIQDALAKGDKVQLIGFGNFEVRERAARKGRNPQTGLEIEIAASKVPAFKPGKALKDAVK, from the coding sequence GTGAATAAAACAGAATTAGTAAACTCTGTTGCTGAAGCTGCAGGTCTTTCTAAAAAAGATGCTTCTAAAGCAGTTGAAGCTGTATTTGATACAATTCAAGATGCTCTTGCAAAGGGTGACAAAGTACAATTAATCGGTTTTGGTAACTTCGAAGTACGTGAACGTGCGGCTCGCAAAGGTCGTAACCCACAAACTGGTTTAGAAATCGAAATCGCTGCTTCAAAAGTACCTGCTTTTAAGCCAGGTAAAGCACTTAAAGACGCTGTAAAATAA
- the folE gene encoding GTP cyclohydrolase I FolE, translating to MTNVDLKKIEEAVKMILEAVGEDVDREGLLDTPKRVSKMYAEMFSGLNEDPREFFSTVFHEDHEEFVLVKDIAFHSMCEHHLVPFYGKAHVAYIPKDGKVAGLSKLGRCVESVARRPQLQERITSTVADTIMEMLDPKGVYVVVEAEHMCMTMRGLKKPGAKTVTAVARGLYETDDVKRNEVITFIQMN from the coding sequence ATGACAAATGTCGATTTAAAGAAGATTGAAGAAGCAGTAAAAATGATTTTAGAAGCAGTTGGTGAAGATGTTGATCGTGAAGGGTTACTAGATACGCCAAAACGTGTTTCAAAGATGTATGCAGAAATGTTTAGTGGTTTAAACGAAGACCCGCGAGAATTTTTTAGCACTGTATTCCATGAAGACCATGAAGAATTTGTCTTAGTAAAAGATATCGCATTCCATTCAATGTGCGAGCATCATTTAGTTCCGTTTTACGGAAAGGCACATGTGGCATATATTCCAAAAGACGGTAAAGTAGCGGGTTTAAGTAAGCTAGGTCGCTGTGTGGAGTCTGTTGCACGCCGCCCTCAATTACAAGAGCGTATCACTTCTACTGTAGCCGATACAATTATGGAAATGCTTGATCCAAAAGGTGTATATGTTGTTGTGGAAGCAGAGCATATGTGTATGACGATGCGTGGACTAAAAAAACCAGGTGCTAAAACAGTAACAGCTGTTGCACGTGGTTTGTATGAAACAGACGATGTAAAACGTAATGAAGTCATTACGTTCATTCAAATGAATTAA
- the mtrB gene encoding trp RNA-binding attenuation protein MtrB, which yields MAQPDYIIIEAEEDGVHVIGLTRGTDTKFHHSEKLDAGEVMIAQFTEHTSAMKIRGKAKIHSVHGVVQSKK from the coding sequence ATGGCACAACCAGATTATATTATTATTGAAGCTGAAGAAGATGGCGTACATGTAATTGGTTTAACTCGTGGCACAGATACTAAGTTTCACCATTCTGAAAAATTAGACGCAGGTGAAGTGATGATTGCGCAATTTACAGAGCATACGTCAGCGATGAAAATTCGCGGTAAAGCGAAAATTCATTCAGTACATGGTGTCGTACAAAGTAAAAAATAA
- a CDS encoding heptaprenyl diphosphate synthase component 1, translated as MSATSITQAINTLQSNILQHVHHRALLQNVGQPTLQQEQLFFIQFPFLNETPMNDEQMKSAVAVGVVHASLLEHENVKETESTSKQQQLTVLSGDYYSGRYYQILAHTGNIALIQKLSQGIVERCEHQVRIYEQSHTLEDWIDSLTVIESKLIEQFYVVYNFTAYIELMKQSLTVIRLQKELNTLQQGQFGFLYKAFLLDGQAFSRDALIEALQQQIQQRSEQLQELLNKTKIDEELKLTIAKLIAI; from the coding sequence ATGAGTGCAACATCTATTACACAAGCCATCAATACGTTACAATCAAATATTTTACAGCATGTTCATCATAGAGCATTACTACAAAATGTTGGACAACCTACATTGCAACAAGAGCAACTATTTTTCATTCAATTTCCATTTCTAAACGAAACGCCAATGAATGATGAGCAAATGAAAAGTGCGGTTGCTGTAGGGGTTGTGCATGCATCGCTATTAGAGCATGAAAATGTAAAAGAAACCGAGAGCACAAGCAAACAACAGCAACTAACTGTCCTTTCGGGTGATTATTATAGTGGGCGTTATTATCAAATATTAGCTCACACAGGTAATATCGCATTAATTCAAAAACTTTCGCAGGGTATCGTAGAGCGTTGTGAGCATCAAGTCCGTATTTACGAGCAGTCTCACACATTAGAAGATTGGATTGACAGCCTGACCGTGATTGAAAGTAAATTGATCGAGCAATTTTATGTGGTATACAACTTTACAGCATATATTGAGCTCATGAAACAATCGTTAACAGTCATTCGATTACAAAAAGAGCTGAATACGTTGCAACAAGGGCAATTTGGCTTTTTGTATAAAGCATTTTTGCTAGATGGGCAAGCGTTTTCACGCGATGCTTTAATTGAGGCGTTGCAACAGCAAATACAGCAGCGTAGTGAGCAATTGCAAGAGCTGCTAAACAAAACAAAAATTGATGAAGAGCTTAAGCTGACAATCGCGAAACTGATTGCGATTTAG
- a CDS encoding demethylmenaquinone methyltransferase → MEKTKEQRVHEVFENISDSYDKMNSVISFQMHIGWRDDTMKRMDVKKGSKCLDICCGTADWTIALAKAVGEEGTVKGLDFSENMLKVGKEKTANMKNVELIHGNAMELPFEDNTFDYVTIGFGLRNVPDYMQVLREMNRVVKPGGMVVCLETSQSEIPGYRQLFRFYFKYIMPIFGKLFAKSYKEYSWLQESADDFPGMKKLAQMFKEAGLQSVTYKPYSGGAAAMHMGFKKK, encoded by the coding sequence ATGGAAAAAACGAAAGAACAGCGAGTTCATGAAGTGTTTGAAAATATTTCAGACAGCTACGATAAAATGAATTCCGTAATTAGTTTCCAAATGCATATTGGCTGGCGTGATGATACGATGAAGCGTATGGACGTAAAAAAGGGTTCTAAATGCTTAGACATATGCTGTGGTACTGCCGACTGGACAATCGCCCTAGCAAAAGCAGTTGGCGAAGAAGGTACGGTAAAGGGACTAGATTTCAGTGAAAACATGTTAAAGGTCGGAAAAGAAAAAACGGCCAATATGAAAAACGTGGAGCTAATTCATGGTAATGCGATGGAACTACCATTTGAGGATAATACATTTGACTATGTAACAATCGGTTTTGGCTTACGAAATGTACCAGATTATATGCAAGTATTACGCGAAATGAATCGTGTCGTAAAACCAGGTGGCATGGTTGTATGTTTAGAAACATCGCAATCTGAAATTCCAGGATATCGTCAGTTATTCCGTTTTTACTTTAAATACATTATGCCGATTTTCGGAAAGCTATTTGCCAAAAGCTATAAGGAGTATTCTTGGTTACAAGAATCAGCAGATGATTTTCCAGGTATGAAAAAGCTAGCGCAAATGTTTAAAGAAGCGGGCTTACAAAGTGTGACGTATAAACCATATAGCGGTGGGGCAGCTGCTATGCATATGGGCTTTAAAAAGAAATAA
- the hepT gene encoding heptaprenyl diphosphate synthase component II — protein MEKMKLKMLYADIKSDIEIIENELEQALNSSSHILNNASIYLLQGGGKRIRPVFVLLSAKFGDYNIERMKNIAVPLELIHMGSLVHDDVIDDSDMRRGRETVKSQYNNRVAMYTGNFIFGKALQYVTDIEDPRVHRILAETMVELVNGEVIQIEDKFRLDQHLKDYFRRIKRKTALLIESSCELGAVVSGADEKTIRHLKRYGYFVGMSFQIVDDILDFTATDKQLGKPAGSDLLQGNVTLPILLMKDDPQLVPYLEKVASHGLTEQERLEMLALVRKSAAIKEATKISNLYLQKALREVEALPNHPMKKKLRDIALYMGKRKS, from the coding sequence GTGGAAAAGATGAAACTAAAAATGCTATATGCGGATATTAAATCAGATATAGAAATCATCGAAAACGAATTAGAACAAGCGTTGAATTCATCTTCACACATATTGAATAATGCCTCTATTTATTTACTACAAGGCGGCGGAAAGCGTATTCGCCCTGTATTTGTGTTACTAAGTGCAAAGTTTGGCGACTATAATATTGAGCGAATGAAAAATATCGCCGTACCATTAGAATTGATTCATATGGGGTCATTAGTGCATGATGATGTCATTGATGATTCAGATATGCGTCGTGGACGTGAAACAGTGAAGTCACAGTACAATAACCGTGTTGCGATGTATACAGGTAACTTTATTTTCGGTAAAGCATTGCAATATGTTACAGATATTGAAGATCCACGTGTGCATCGGATTTTAGCAGAAACGATGGTAGAGTTAGTAAATGGAGAGGTTATTCAAATCGAGGATAAGTTTCGTTTAGATCAACATTTGAAAGATTATTTCCGTCGCATTAAGCGTAAAACAGCGTTATTAATAGAATCAAGTTGCGAGCTAGGAGCAGTGGTTAGTGGAGCTGATGAAAAAACAATTCGTCACTTAAAACGCTACGGCTATTTTGTAGGAATGAGTTTCCAAATTGTTGACGATATTTTAGATTTCACTGCAACCGACAAGCAATTAGGGAAGCCTGCTGGAAGCGACTTGCTACAGGGAAATGTAACATTACCGATTCTATTAATGAAGGATGATCCGCAGTTGGTTCCATACTTAGAAAAGGTAGCATCACATGGATTAACTGAACAGGAGCGGCTAGAAATGCTAGCACTTGTTCGTAAATCGGCTGCTATAAAAGAGGCAACGAAAATTAGTAACCTTTACTTACAAAAAGCATTAAGAGAAGTAGAGGCATTACCAAATCATCCAATGAAGAAAAAACTGCGTGATATCGCGCTTTACATGGGTAAAAGAAAATCGTAA
- the ndk gene encoding nucleoside-diphosphate kinase has product MAIEKTFLMVKPDGVERQVVGDIVDRFERRGFELRGAKLMVASRELAEAHYAEHAERPFFGELVDFITSGPVFGMVWEGENVIQLARIMMGATKPEDSNPGTIRGDYAVTLSHNVIHGSDSLASAEREIGLWFPEGLAE; this is encoded by the coding sequence ATGGCAATCGAAAAAACTTTTTTAATGGTTAAACCTGATGGCGTTGAACGTCAAGTAGTTGGAGATATCGTAGACCGCTTTGAGCGTCGTGGTTTCGAATTACGTGGAGCAAAATTAATGGTAGCTTCTCGTGAGTTAGCTGAAGCACACTATGCTGAGCATGCTGAGCGTCCATTCTTCGGTGAATTAGTAGACTTCATCACTTCTGGCCCAGTATTTGGTATGGTTTGGGAAGGCGAAAACGTAATCCAATTAGCTCGTATCATGATGGGTGCAACTAAACCTGAAGATTCAAACCCAGGTACAATCCGCGGTGACTACGCTGTAACTTTATCTCACAACGTAATCCACGGTTCTGACTCTTTAGCTTCTGCTGAACGCGAAATCGGTTTATGGTTCCCAGAAGGTTTAGCTGAATAA
- a CDS encoding CheR family methyltransferase, with the protein MSDYEQFIDGIKRKTGIDLALYKEAQMKRRLTSLYEKKGFKNFVEFLNVLEKDRDLMNEFLDRMTINVSEFYRNGKRWEVLQNKIFPMLLQTNKRPKIWSAACSTGEEPYSLAMVLSHHIPLSQVGILATDLDENVIQKAKLGLYPERSLAEVPKDVQAKYFEKEGQFYKVKDEIKRTVTFKKHNLLKDNYESNFDLIVCRNVMIYFTEEAKDQIYENFSKALRPGGILFVGSTEQIFNPARYGFEVEDTFFYRKK; encoded by the coding sequence ATGTCAGATTATGAACAATTTATAGATGGCATTAAGCGTAAAACGGGCATCGATTTAGCTCTTTATAAGGAAGCGCAAATGAAACGCCGATTAACTTCGCTTTATGAAAAGAAAGGTTTTAAAAACTTTGTTGAATTTTTAAATGTGTTAGAAAAAGATCGTGATTTAATGAATGAGTTTTTAGACCGTATGACAATTAACGTATCTGAGTTTTATCGTAATGGCAAGCGCTGGGAAGTGTTGCAGAATAAAATTTTCCCTATGCTCCTACAGACGAATAAGCGTCCTAAAATTTGGAGTGCTGCTTGTTCAACAGGTGAAGAGCCATATAGTTTAGCGATGGTGTTATCACATCATATACCATTATCTCAAGTAGGTATATTAGCAACAGATTTAGATGAGAATGTGATTCAAAAGGCTAAGCTGGGTCTTTATCCGGAGCGTTCATTAGCAGAGGTTCCAAAAGATGTACAAGCCAAGTACTTCGAAAAAGAAGGCCAATTTTATAAAGTAAAAGATGAAATTAAACGAACAGTTACATTTAAAAAACATAATTTATTAAAAGATAACTACGAATCGAATTTTGATTTAATCGTTTGTCGTAATGTCATGATATACTTTACGGAAGAAGCGAAAGATCAAATATATGAAAACTTTAGTAAAGCGCTACGTCCTGGTGGGATTTTATTCGTAGGTTCTACGGAGCAAATTTTCAATCCAGCACGCTATGGCTTTGAAGTAGAAGATACATTCTTTTATCGAAAAAAATAA
- the aroC gene encoding chorismate synthase produces the protein MRYLTAGESHGPQLTTIIEGLPSLLPVTAEKINYDLKRRQGGHGRGRRMQIETDTVEIVSGVRHGKTLGSPVALVVTNDDWKHWTKIMGAEELPEDIDPNEIKRQISRPRPGHADLVGGMKYGHRDLRNVLERSSARETTVRVAVGSVAKALLNELGISIVAHVTEIVGIKADTALLEGKSADEIRAIVEEDPCYCVDPEASAKMVEAIDDAKKAGDSIGGVVEVIVEGLPAGIGSYVHYDRKLDAKLAAAMLSINAFKGVEFGIGFEMARKKGSEVHDEILWDEENGYTRATNRLGGLEGGMTTGMPIIVRGVMKPIPTLYKPLQSVDIETKEPFKASVERSDSCAVPAASIVAEHVIAWEIANAIVEQFHSDQLPQLKAQLDAMRAYTKEY, from the coding sequence ATGCGTTATTTAACAGCAGGTGAGTCACATGGACCACAATTAACGACAATTATTGAGGGGTTGCCTTCACTTTTACCAGTTACTGCAGAGAAGATTAATTATGATTTAAAACGTCGCCAAGGAGGACATGGCCGTGGACGACGTATGCAAATTGAAACAGATACAGTGGAAATCGTGTCAGGTGTACGTCACGGTAAAACGCTAGGTTCCCCAGTGGCATTAGTTGTAACAAATGATGATTGGAAACACTGGACAAAAATAATGGGAGCTGAGGAGCTTCCGGAAGACATCGATCCAAACGAAATCAAGCGTCAAATTTCTCGCCCACGTCCAGGACATGCCGACTTAGTTGGTGGCATGAAGTATGGACACCGCGATTTACGTAATGTACTTGAGCGTTCAAGCGCGCGTGAAACAACGGTACGTGTAGCAGTTGGTTCGGTTGCCAAAGCATTATTAAATGAATTAGGTATCTCAATTGTTGCGCATGTAACAGAAATTGTTGGCATTAAAGCGGATACGGCACTTTTAGAAGGGAAATCAGCAGATGAAATTCGTGCAATTGTAGAAGAAGATCCGTGCTATTGTGTGGACCCAGAGGCTTCAGCAAAAATGGTAGAAGCGATTGACGATGCAAAAAAAGCAGGTGACTCTATCGGTGGCGTTGTAGAAGTAATCGTAGAAGGTTTACCAGCTGGTATCGGTTCGTACGTACATTATGACCGCAAATTAGATGCAAAGCTTGCAGCAGCCATGTTAAGCATTAACGCATTCAAAGGTGTGGAATTTGGAATTGGCTTTGAAATGGCACGCAAAAAAGGTTCGGAAGTTCATGATGAAATTTTGTGGGATGAAGAAAATGGTTATACGCGTGCAACAAATCGCTTAGGCGGTTTAGAAGGTGGTATGACAACAGGTATGCCTATCATCGTGCGCGGCGTGATGAAACCAATCCCTACACTATATAAACCATTACAAAGTGTAGATATCGAAACAAAAGAGCCGTTTAAAGCGAGTGTAGAGCGTTCAGATAGCTGTGCAGTTCCAGCAGCATCAATTGTGGCAGAGCATGTTATTGCCTGGGAAATAGCCAATGCCATCGTTGAACAGTTCCACAGTGATCAATTACCGCAATTAAAGGCGCAGCTAGACGCAATGCGTGCGTACACGAAGGAGTATTAA
- the aroB gene encoding 3-dehydroquinate synthase — MKIPVRAASHSYAVTIGKGILNEAVTSLQDEFAKADKIIVLTDENVWAAQQGYFEANFPHAFQVMVMPAGETCKTFDNYNAVQTFLLEKKCTRKSLVIAFGGGAVGDLAGFVAATYMRGIPFIQVPTTILAHDSAVGGKTAINHVLGKNMIGAFYQPVAVVYDTNFLLTLSEKEVRSGMAEVIKHALISDAQWVEELLEGEHVTELPEELLANYLAHGVQVKANIVEQDETEQSVRKFLNLGHTYGHAIEAAAGYGRVAHGEAVMIGLVYCLLLSERYGKINHAFTKRFLHFAQENGYPFAAVHDFTFEQLTEYLMKDKKADYGQLQFVLLETIGKPFVQKVDIMECEEIDEQFRQLLAEVQA, encoded by the coding sequence ATGAAAATTCCAGTTCGTGCTGCATCCCATTCTTATGCTGTTACGATTGGGAAAGGCATATTAAACGAAGCGGTCACGTCTTTACAGGATGAGTTCGCAAAGGCAGATAAAATAATTGTATTAACAGACGAAAACGTATGGGCAGCGCAGCAAGGTTATTTTGAAGCGAATTTCCCACATGCGTTTCAAGTGATGGTTATGCCAGCCGGCGAAACGTGCAAAACATTTGATAATTACAACGCCGTTCAAACGTTTTTATTAGAAAAGAAATGTACACGTAAATCGTTGGTTATTGCCTTTGGTGGAGGTGCAGTTGGTGATTTAGCTGGCTTTGTCGCTGCAACGTATATGCGCGGGATTCCGTTCATTCAAGTGCCGACTACCATTTTAGCGCATGACTCTGCAGTTGGTGGTAAAACAGCTATCAATCACGTGCTTGGGAAAAATATGATCGGCGCGTTTTATCAGCCAGTAGCCGTTGTTTATGATACGAACTTTTTGCTAACGTTAAGTGAAAAAGAAGTGCGTTCGGGTATGGCGGAGGTAATTAAGCATGCATTAATTTCTGATGCGCAATGGGTAGAGGAACTGCTTGAAGGGGAGCATGTAACAGAGCTTCCTGAAGAACTACTGGCAAATTATTTAGCACATGGCGTGCAAGTAAAAGCAAATATCGTTGAGCAAGATGAAACCGAGCAATCTGTGCGTAAGTTTTTAAATTTAGGCCATACATACGGGCATGCGATTGAAGCAGCTGCTGGCTATGGCCGCGTAGCACATGGTGAAGCAGTGATGATTGGTTTAGTATATTGCTTATTATTAAGTGAGCGTTACGGCAAAATCAACCATGCGTTTACGAAGCGTTTCTTACATTTTGCTCAGGAAAATGGCTATCCATTTGCAGCGGTGCATGACTTTACATTTGAACAGTTAACAGAGTACTTAATGAAAGACAAAAAAGCAGATTACGGACAATTACAGTTTGTGTTATTGGAAACAATCGGCAAGCCATTTGTTCAAAAAGTAGATATTATGGAATGCGAAGAAATAGATGAGCAATTTAGACAGTTACTAGCGGAGGTGCAAGCATGA
- the aroH gene encoding chorismate mutase: MIRGVRGAITISEDKAEYVWDETARLVKEVAQRNNIAPEDIASVTISTTPDIHSAFPAKSVRSMEGWQYVPIMCMHEMDVPGALPLCIRVLLHVNTETAQKDILHVYLEDAVKLRPDLVK; the protein is encoded by the coding sequence ATGATTCGAGGAGTACGCGGTGCGATTACAATTTCAGAAGACAAAGCGGAATATGTTTGGGACGAAACAGCAAGACTTGTCAAAGAGGTCGCACAAAGAAATAATATCGCACCTGAAGATATTGCATCGGTAACAATTTCAACTACCCCAGATATTCATTCAGCTTTCCCTGCAAAGTCAGTACGCTCGATGGAAGGCTGGCAGTATGTACCGATTATGTGCATGCACGAAATGGATGTACCAGGTGCGCTTCCATTATGTATTCGTGTATTATTACATGTAAATACTGAAACAGCGCAAAAAGACATCCTTCATGTATATTTAGAAGATGCTGTGAAACTACGACCAGATTTAGTGAAATAG
- the hisC gene encoding histidinol-phosphate transaminase: protein MKWKQQLFDMKAYKPGKPIDEVKKEFGLDEVVKLASNENPFGSSPRVKAFLQCDESNHAIYPDGYAQNLRTDLANFYGVAENELILGNGSDDLIAIITRALLYPGVNTVMADLSFSQYWHNAEIEGAEVRKVPMKEGVHDLDAMLEAIDDQTSVVWVCNPNNPTGTLVSDEALSAFLAKVPSDVFVVLDEAYIEYVNDPSYKDTLHYFRDYNNLILLRTFSKAYGLASFRVGYGIAQAEVIAKLDPVRAPFNNTILSQKVAQIALADQDFIASCRVQNDNGKKQYEAFCEKHGLNYFPSQTNFVMFEIKADSEVVFKELLKRGFIIRSGAALGLDGYIRVTIGTEAQNSKFLQQLEEVLTEQGVFA, encoded by the coding sequence ATGAAGTGGAAACAACAATTATTCGATATGAAGGCTTATAAACCAGGCAAGCCGATTGACGAAGTAAAAAAAGAATTTGGATTAGACGAAGTGGTAAAATTAGCATCAAATGAAAATCCATTTGGTAGTTCACCAAGAGTAAAAGCATTTTTACAATGTGATGAATCGAACCATGCCATTTATCCAGATGGCTATGCGCAAAATTTACGTACAGATTTAGCAAACTTTTATGGTGTTGCTGAAAATGAATTAATTTTAGGGAATGGCTCAGATGATTTAATCGCCATTATTACACGTGCGCTACTTTACCCAGGTGTCAATACAGTCATGGCGGACCTATCATTCTCTCAATACTGGCATAATGCTGAAATTGAAGGAGCAGAAGTGCGTAAAGTACCAATGAAAGAAGGCGTGCACGATTTAGATGCGATGCTTGAAGCAATCGATGATCAAACGTCGGTCGTATGGGTATGTAATCCGAATAACCCAACAGGAACTCTTGTATCTGATGAAGCATTAAGTGCCTTTTTAGCAAAAGTGCCAAGCGATGTATTTGTTGTATTAGATGAGGCGTACATTGAATATGTGAACGATCCGTCTTATAAAGATACCCTTCATTATTTCCGTGACTATAACAACCTAATTTTATTACGTACGTTCTCAAAAGCATATGGCCTTGCCTCATTCCGTGTTGGTTATGGTATTGCACAAGCAGAAGTAATTGCAAAGCTTGATCCAGTCCGCGCGCCGTTTAATAATACAATTTTAAGTCAAAAGGTCGCACAAATTGCCTTAGCAGACCAAGATTTTATCGCAAGTTGCCGTGTGCAAAATGACAATGGAAAAAAACAATATGAGGCATTTTGTGAAAAGCATGGCTTAAATTACTTCCCATCTCAAACGAACTTCGTAATGTTTGAAATTAAGGCAGATAGTGAAGTAGTGTTCAAAGAGTTGTTGAAGCGCGGCTTTATTATTCGTAGTGGGGCGGCACTTGGTCTGGATGGTTATATCCGTGTCACAATCGGTACAGAGGCGCAAAACTCGAAGTTTTTACAACAGCTTGAAGAAGTATTAACGGAACAAGGAGTTTTCGCATGA